The following are encoded in a window of Caldicellulosiruptor danielii genomic DNA:
- the rimI gene encoding ribosomal protein S18-alanine N-acetyltransferase, producing MRKGAVRRMTKQDIDMVHEIEVLSFSIPWSRESFEYEVQNESAIYYVYEEDGRVWGFAGMHHIVDEGHITNIAVHPQKRGQGIGKLLLSALISYAKENGLVGLTLEVRSKNNVAISLYKSFGFVQEGVRKNYYSNPPDDAIIMWLWL from the coding sequence ATGAGAAAAGGTGCAGTGAGAAGAATGACAAAGCAAGACATAGATATGGTGCATGAAATAGAAGTTTTATCATTTTCCATTCCATGGAGCAGAGAGAGCTTTGAGTATGAGGTTCAAAATGAGTCTGCGATATATTATGTATATGAAGAAGACGGCAGAGTATGGGGGTTTGCAGGGATGCACCATATTGTGGATGAAGGGCACATTACAAATATTGCTGTACATCCACAAAAAAGAGGGCAGGGAATAGGAAAGCTTCTTCTTTCTGCCCTCATTTCATATGCAAAAGAAAATGGTTTGGTTGGTCTTACACTTGAGGTGAGAAGCAAAAACAACGTTGCCATCTCACTTTACAAGAGTTTTGGATTTGTTCAGGAAGGTGTAAGAAAAAATTACTATTCTAACCCACCGGATGATGCCATAATTATGTGGCTGTGGCTTTAG